The nucleotide sequence TCGTTCTTCTCCGGCGATGGCATCCACCAGGTCGGCCAGCCGTTCCAACTTGCTCGACCAGTTCGGTTTCTCTTTATTGACCAGGTAGGTGCCGTTCGCCGCCATGCGACACATCAACAACGCTGCCCGCAGGCGGAGCAAGTCCATTTCCGTCAGAAATTTCTTGCGCACGATTTGCGCCACCGTCTGCATGTGCGTATCGTGCAGCGTCTTTTGTTCCTCGGTGGGGGCGATGCGCACGATTTCCAGAGTACGTTCGGGCAGCTCGAGTCGAACCGATTCACGCGTGCGGCGCAGCAAGATCGGTTGGAGGCGCTCTCGCAACTGGTCGAGCCGTTGGTAGCCAAGCACCTTTCCGCGTTCGTCCACGACGCGATGACGATGGAAGAAACGAAATCCCGGCCCCAAACGGCGGTCGTCGATGAACTGCACGACCGAATAGAGCTCATCCAGGCGGTTCTCGAGCGGCGTGCCGGAAAGCACGAGCGCGAAGTGAGATTTCAATCCCTTGATGACGCGACTGGTCTTCGATTCCCAGTTTTTGATCCGCTGCCCTTCATCCAGCACGATCAAATCCCAAGGCACCTGCTCGATCGACTGGATATCGCGGAGCACCTGCTCGTAGTTACAAATCGTAAAGAAGCAAGAATGGTGATACTGGGTGGACCGCTCGTCGGATCGTCCTGAGACCAGTTGCGCGTCGCGATCGCAAAAACGGCCGATTTCGCTGCGCCATTGCGACTTGAGCGACGCGGGACACACGACGAGCACCTTGCGGATATCGGCTTCGCGAGCCAGCATTTCTGCCACGCCGACTCCCTGGATGGTCTTCCCCAAGCCCATGTCATCGGCCAACACCGCGCGCCCCGCTCCGACGGCAAATGCGACTCCATCGAGTTGATAAGGCAGCAACGGAATCTTCAGCAACGTCGTGCGAAGTGGATGTTTGGCCGGATCGCGGCGGATCTCGGCCACCACTTCTCGCATGCGCGCGGCGTGCAAGCGTTGCGCCATGAATTCCTCGGCGTCCGGAAAGATCTGGTATTCCTGCTCCAGGGCATCGAGCTTGCGCAAGTCCCGCAAAAACCTAGTCACATCGTCGATGGGTTTGTTCGTCCAGGGACGCACGATCGCGTCGACGTCTTTCGACCGCTTGTCTGGCGCGGCCATGCGCAACGTAATCTCATCGCCATAGTGAAGATAGATCGAGATCCGCCGATGGCGATAACGCCGCTGAAGTTGTCGAGCCGTAAATTTGCGCCGCGTCGTGGAAGCAGTTTTCATGATGTGCTTGCAGGTGCCGAGCGTATTCGTGCGGAAATCGGGACACGTGCAATAGGACTCGCCCCGTTCGAGACCGCGTAACGCCACGCGATACGATTTTCCGCTTAACAGGCTCTCTACCGTGTAATCCGCCCAGGGCGTCTTGGGATCGCTCGAGCGAATGTGCATCTTCTCGCTCCGCGCACGCTTCTCGCGTTCGGCAAGCGCTGTGCGAATGAGCATCTCTTCGCTCATTTCGACGGCCACACGCTCCGGTGGAGGGGCCGCCAAACCGAGCGCGGTCTTATTCTCGAGCACCGTCGAAAGCAGCGCCGCGACGTGATCGCAGGCTCCCGCACAATGGCTGCATTCACAGCGCAGCGAATCCTTCGCGTCGGGAGCATGCGCGAGCGTGGCCACCACGACCACAGGTCCGCCTTGCTCCGGAAATCGCAGGCGCAAACAGTCGCTCGCAAGCTCGACATCGGTCGCGAGGTCACACTCGTGCCGCCCCGCAAACCGAATCTGCTTACCTCCTTCGGGACCCAAAAGCCGGGCTGCCTGCTCGAACGTCAGTCGCGATACACGATCAAAAAACGAAAGCGCGTGACGTGGCTTGACGGTCTTCATGACGTAGAGACTCCTGGACGCTGCGCAGGCGTGAATATTTACGGAGCAAGAAGGCCGGCGCCTCGCCGTTTCTCTCCGGTGCAGCAGTTGCAATTGTCCCGACTCGTTCATTGATTGCAAGCATTTGCCCTGCTTCAGGTCGTGCCGACGGAGATAAAATGCCGGGCTCCAACGACCTTGATGAGCCATGTCTCTCCGCCAGACGCTGGGCCAAAAGCCGCACTTCCCCTAGAATGATCGACCGTTGGCGGTCAGGCTTCCCTCTTCCTGCGAAAGGTCTCTCGTGACGGCAGTTCTGTTGAATGGCAAGGAGTTGTCGCGCGAGATTCAGGCCGAAATCTCGGACGAAGTCGTCGATTTTCTCCAGAACAACGCCACCACCCCCTGTCTGGCCGCCGTGCTCGTGGGAGACGACCCTGCCAGCGAGGTCTACGTGCGCAACAAGCGCAAGGCCTGCGAGCGCACGGGCATCGAAAGCCAACTCCACAAGCTGCCCGCCGACACGACGACCGACGACTTGCTGAAGCTCGTTGCCCGGCTCAACAAGGACGCCGACGTGCATGGCATTCTCGTGCAGCTTCCGCTGCCGAAGCAGATCGATGAGACGCGCATCCTGACGGCCGTCCATCCGCTGAAAGACGTCGATGCGTTCCATCCCGAGAACGTGGGACGCATCGTGCAAGGTCGTCCGCGCTACCTGCCCTGCACGCCGCACGGCGTGGTCGAGATGCTCAAGCGCTACAAGATCGAAACCTCCGGCAAGCACGTGGTGGTGGTCGGGCGGAGCGATATCGTGGGCAAGCCCATCGCCAACATGCTCCTGCAGCGCGGCGCCGATGCCACCGTGACGGTCTGCCATAGTCGCACGCGCGACCTGCCGTCGATCACCCGGCAGGCCGACATCCTGATCGTGGCCATCGGCAAGGCCCGTTTCGTCACGGCCGACATGGTGAAGCCGGGGGCCGTCGTCGTCGACGTGGGCATCAACCGCACCGAGAGTGGCATCGTCGGCGACGTCGATTTCGGCCCGGTGAGCGAGGTGGCCGGCTGGATCACGCCGGTCCCCGGCGGCGTGGGCCTGCTGACCGTCACCATGCTGCTGGCCAACACGCTGGCCGCCGCGCGGAACCTGCAAGCGTGATACAATTGCTGTGATGCAACTGGCGAGTTAACGCGATTCGGCCCTGTGAGAACCCCCTATGAGTGAACTTCATCTCGATGAACAGACGCTCACTCGCGCCAAGCAACTCGCGGAGGCAAAGCACGTTTCGGTCGAAGAATTGATTTCTCAAGCGATCGATCGCCTGGCGAACGATCCACAAGGTTTCCAGCAGCGAGTAGATCCTATCGGTGCGTTTGAGGATTGTGCCGAACTCTTGGACGACATTGTGAAAGAAGCCTACCAAAATCGTGAGCGTCTTCTCCTTCGCACGCGCGTTTACCAGGCAGTCGTGCTCCTGATGAGCCTGACGCCACTCGTCGCTGGCATGGCTTGCGGAGACGAGCCTGCCCCGGCACGGTTCCTGTTCACGTCGCAGGGCAAAACGGGGCTGGCGACGACGGCGGGGGAGGAGGTGCGTTACCTTCCCTTCGATCGTCC is from Pirellulales bacterium and encodes:
- a CDS encoding DEAD/DEAH box helicase; protein product: MKTVKPRHALSFFDRVSRLTFEQAARLLGPEGGKQIRFAGRHECDLATDVELASDCLRLRFPEQGGPVVVVATLAHAPDAKDSLRCECSHCAGACDHVAALLSTVLENKTALGLAAPPPERVAVEMSEEMLIRTALAEREKRARSEKMHIRSSDPKTPWADYTVESLLSGKSYRVALRGLERGESYCTCPDFRTNTLGTCKHIMKTASTTRRKFTARQLQRRYRHRRISIYLHYGDEITLRMAAPDKRSKDVDAIVRPWTNKPIDDVTRFLRDLRKLDALEQEYQIFPDAEEFMAQRLHAARMREVVAEIRRDPAKHPLRTTLLKIPLLPYQLDGVAFAVGAGRAVLADDMGLGKTIQGVGVAEMLAREADIRKVLVVCPASLKSQWRSEIGRFCDRDAQLVSGRSDERSTQYHHSCFFTICNYEQVLRDIQSIEQVPWDLIVLDEGQRIKNWESKTSRVIKGLKSHFALVLSGTPLENRLDELYSVVQFIDDRRLGPGFRFFHRHRVVDERGKVLGYQRLDQLRERLQPILLRRTRESVRLELPERTLEIVRIAPTEEQKTLHDTHMQTVAQIVRKKFLTEMDLLRLRAALLMCRMAANGTYLVNKEKPNWSSKLERLADLVDAIAGEERQKVVLFSEWTTMLDLVEPLLKRFKLPFVRLDGSVPQKKREVLVHEFQNQPQCRFFLTTNAGSTGLNLQAANTVINVDLPWNPAVLEQRIARAHRMGQKQPVQVHVLVTEQTIEENLLATLSAKKDLALAALDPDSEVESIDLVSGTEELKSRLEILLGAKGAAAPDMSHRAEVTRSLAETEQRERVAAAGGELLGALFHFMEQLVNDGHSAAPPDPMVRDLRTRLDQCVDATPDGRQRLTVTLPDRQTLDTLAHTLARLLAVGQPN
- the folD gene encoding bifunctional methylenetetrahydrofolate dehydrogenase/methenyltetrahydrofolate cyclohydrolase FolD; the encoded protein is MTAVLLNGKELSREIQAEISDEVVDFLQNNATTPCLAAVLVGDDPASEVYVRNKRKACERTGIESQLHKLPADTTTDDLLKLVARLNKDADVHGILVQLPLPKQIDETRILTAVHPLKDVDAFHPENVGRIVQGRPRYLPCTPHGVVEMLKRYKIETSGKHVVVVGRSDIVGKPIANMLLQRGADATVTVCHSRTRDLPSITRQADILIVAIGKARFVTADMVKPGAVVVDVGINRTESGIVGDVDFGPVSEVAGWITPVPGGVGLLTVTMLLANTLAAARNLQA